From one Sorangium aterium genomic stretch:
- a CDS encoding DUF1501 domain-containing protein, translated as MISRRKLLTGAGALAAAAALPGRPVWADGPVGESWAPYPSVATWGGPKKILEIFLYGGLSAWESFHVDLRDTLFKANLLSAFNSTALLTHCGSTQTGATVQTLGGMKWSVATSPLWSRPDLLARTRVVTMTHEFSAHPVAIPLALTGRPLGDARAASLGAAIKRRHPEQHTSYVLMPDSGRFFGGDDKAFSAWLSVGAHGSAARPVLVPMSSGVSEMADWASRTGVNAGADALTSYYADLYETNLDGSRSRGYDAYRAALDSLPGSPNLTSVFNSSLRGEGASLAHCSTSVVAPGTPFNTTAACLDMAAWLFNTKNTRYVGMVDVGIGKDTGAAYDGHGHTAGVTFGNLFLLLKELSRVTSTATPAANRISVDDTLIILNTEFGRTPDPQGSGGTGRDHYGRGYVVVLIGGPIQPTASGEPKLIGTIDWTAGSPAGRYTPANLACVALTAAGIDPHGTDNFAFQELPPGMPSSYEQPFFQA; from the coding sequence ATGATCTCTCGACGAAAACTGTTGACGGGCGCCGGCGCGCTCGCCGCCGCAGCGGCGTTGCCTGGCCGACCCGTCTGGGCAGATGGCCCAGTGGGGGAGTCCTGGGCCCCGTATCCGAGCGTGGCCACCTGGGGTGGGCCGAAGAAGATCCTCGAGATCTTCCTCTACGGGGGGCTCTCCGCTTGGGAGTCGTTCCATGTCGATCTGCGAGACACCCTGTTCAAAGCCAACCTGCTCAGCGCATTCAATTCGACGGCGCTGCTGACGCACTGCGGAAGTACCCAGACTGGAGCGACCGTGCAGACGCTCGGGGGGATGAAATGGAGCGTCGCGACGTCCCCCCTGTGGAGCCGGCCCGACCTCCTGGCCCGTACGCGCGTCGTCACGATGACGCACGAGTTCTCCGCGCATCCTGTGGCGATCCCGCTCGCGCTCACGGGACGTCCTCTGGGCGATGCGCGCGCGGCGAGCCTCGGGGCCGCGATCAAGCGCCGCCACCCGGAACAGCACACGTCCTACGTCCTGATGCCCGACAGCGGGCGCTTCTTCGGCGGAGACGACAAGGCGTTCTCCGCGTGGCTCTCGGTCGGCGCGCACGGCTCCGCGGCGCGGCCCGTGCTCGTCCCCATGAGCTCCGGCGTGAGCGAGATGGCCGACTGGGCCTCGCGGACCGGCGTCAACGCGGGAGCCGATGCGCTGACGAGCTACTACGCCGACCTCTATGAGACCAACCTCGACGGATCTCGATCTCGCGGGTACGACGCTTACAGGGCCGCGCTCGACAGCCTGCCCGGGAGCCCGAACCTCACGAGCGTATTCAACTCGAGCCTCCGCGGCGAGGGCGCGTCGCTCGCGCATTGCTCGACGAGCGTGGTCGCCCCTGGAACGCCGTTCAACACCACGGCGGCATGCCTCGATATGGCGGCGTGGCTCTTCAACACGAAGAACACGCGTTACGTGGGCATGGTCGATGTCGGCATCGGAAAAGACACCGGAGCCGCGTACGACGGCCACGGGCATACCGCCGGCGTGACGTTCGGCAACTTGTTTCTGCTCCTCAAGGAGCTGTCTCGGGTGACGAGCACGGCCACGCCGGCGGCGAACCGCATCAGCGTCGACGACACGCTGATCATCCTCAACACGGAGTTCGGCCGCACCCCGGACCCGCAAGGAAGCGGAGGCACGGGCCGCGACCACTACGGTCGAGGCTACGTGGTCGTGCTCATCGGTGGTCCCATCCAGCCCACGGCCTCGGGGGAGCCGAAGCTGATCGGCACCATCGACTGGACGGCTGGTTCTCCGGCCGGCAGGTACACGCCGGCCAACCTCGCGTGCGTGGCCCTGACCGCGGCCGGCATCGATCCGCACGGCACGGACAACTTTGCGTTCCAAGAGCTGCCGCCGGGGATGCCGTCGTCGTACGAGCAGCCGTTCTTCCAGGCGTGA
- a CDS encoding DUF7452 domain-containing protein, protein MKLKRLESARGALAVLLAGGLLAGCSTTEPQPQEAPPGVSQAALAPEPTSPGGVDAGNAAWVEQVVPALLGRPVRSFGELKFLTVMTARVGRARMAEALMSHPAFVDRWTGVLLDRMRVDREGSRSQSDCFSQPLLSSDNDKIRAAKVVLYTRRLGNALSLSEAVAEPPVSASPGTYNMADVVRGSLLMDNVFPAYRGFVFALVRQYGSDDAKTHEKQRQIADHFTQVYANKSMECLKCHRTHFSSVSSSSASLFTPGYDWAKGQEGRVFSGLSAWATAGSFQAPTDADWVGSFRQSPGTNVPFAGWDGASCGSFSNDTSTQTPGGTGLLLPDASSTTVWALDDRLKEGFLALRKSYDSGDLDTGANHANQGRTLGAFWLAAAFANDVWREFFGAPLTISNFTSRNTHEHKLLWNLAENHVVGRGWSLKGLLTEIVTSPYFNRLAESSATMPKVFEPFIDTPAQDYVGDAVHRRSADLLFRMKASALQWKAGGKLWVTHFPQSTTYPTPSQAEAMGLHLSRLSAANPTSSQYSMLGWEASAGRCDRPAAISRDWIDALADRAMTGGVTVRGAVEALRFRLLGRGLSAGSGEATALSTFLGKSMTATFASAYTTAGLGNAALRDLCEVFVKTPQFMLEGVPHGVGVSETDFDSPPQLQVGDMKNDGTLAADTPSAACESWVDPQTAFDGISVNCADESFPQNIDWSKICPSGGCVYREAVLPDLPRPWPCLGCSFDSDWFTTLPPPVDPRVVTDLPMPMTPARGGVFLAWAEGATIVQVSGQARFVHAHGQSTPAAPGMVLQLGDSLELWAGDKFKVVAPSGQVFENPTGGMPPNQSAQTYLFMATGPNGLPDPTEMTPTTVDMNTASTVKEAMRQAARNEEAGSVSLFHDVTSTTGNMSHINHPALNGKPDLILLVSPVAGAVSNDHHVGVWYDTALQRWAVYNEDLAAMPLGVRFSVRAMPPSGSVFIHEVTAANKPAGSISTIDHPALNGRSSIAVQVSRIWNLPGAPGVYNNHPVGVSYDTSVQKWTVYNEDQGTLSPGALFAVKLGGDFKVTSSPATRVGTALVIDEPNINGVADARLFFTHGFSGTGTLHTKRSALRYDTTLQKWTIINRDGTTVANNLVFHVHRGY, encoded by the coding sequence ATGAAACTCAAGAGGTTGGAGTCGGCGCGGGGAGCGCTCGCCGTGCTGCTCGCCGGTGGTTTGCTGGCGGGCTGCAGCACGACCGAGCCGCAGCCGCAAGAAGCCCCTCCCGGCGTGAGCCAAGCGGCGCTCGCGCCGGAGCCTACGTCCCCCGGTGGAGTGGACGCGGGCAACGCGGCCTGGGTCGAGCAGGTCGTACCGGCGCTGCTCGGCAGGCCTGTGCGCAGCTTCGGCGAGCTCAAGTTCCTCACCGTCATGACCGCGCGCGTCGGCCGCGCCCGCATGGCCGAGGCGCTCATGAGCCATCCGGCCTTCGTCGATCGCTGGACCGGCGTGCTGCTCGACCGCATGCGCGTGGATCGGGAGGGATCGCGCAGCCAGTCGGACTGCTTCTCCCAGCCGCTGCTGTCGAGCGATAACGACAAGATCAGGGCGGCGAAGGTCGTCCTCTACACGCGGCGCCTCGGGAACGCCCTCTCCCTGTCGGAGGCCGTGGCGGAGCCCCCTGTTTCGGCGTCCCCGGGCACGTACAACATGGCCGATGTCGTGCGCGGGTCGCTCCTCATGGACAACGTCTTTCCGGCCTACCGCGGGTTCGTCTTCGCGCTGGTACGCCAGTATGGATCCGATGATGCAAAGACGCACGAAAAGCAGCGCCAGATCGCGGATCATTTCACGCAGGTCTATGCAAACAAATCGATGGAATGCCTGAAGTGCCATCGCACGCACTTCAGCTCGGTGTCGTCGTCGTCGGCGTCCCTCTTCACTCCCGGTTACGACTGGGCGAAGGGGCAGGAGGGGCGCGTCTTCTCGGGCCTCTCGGCATGGGCGACCGCCGGTTCGTTCCAGGCGCCGACGGACGCCGACTGGGTAGGGTCCTTCCGTCAGTCCCCGGGGACGAACGTCCCCTTCGCCGGCTGGGACGGGGCGAGCTGCGGCAGCTTCTCGAACGACACGTCGACCCAGACACCGGGCGGGACCGGCCTCCTGCTCCCCGACGCGAGCAGCACGACGGTGTGGGCGCTCGATGATCGGCTGAAGGAGGGGTTCCTCGCGCTGCGGAAATCGTACGACTCCGGTGATCTCGACACGGGGGCGAACCATGCGAATCAAGGCCGGACGCTCGGCGCTTTCTGGCTCGCGGCCGCCTTCGCCAACGACGTCTGGAGGGAGTTCTTCGGCGCTCCGCTGACCATCTCGAACTTCACCTCCCGCAACACGCACGAGCACAAACTGCTCTGGAACCTCGCCGAGAACCACGTCGTCGGGCGGGGCTGGTCGCTCAAGGGGTTGCTCACCGAGATCGTCACGTCGCCCTACTTCAACCGTTTGGCTGAATCCTCGGCGACGATGCCCAAGGTCTTCGAGCCGTTCATCGATACGCCGGCCCAGGACTACGTGGGCGACGCCGTTCATCGACGCTCAGCGGATCTGCTCTTTCGGATGAAGGCGTCGGCGCTCCAGTGGAAGGCCGGCGGCAAGCTCTGGGTCACTCACTTCCCCCAATCGACCACGTACCCGACGCCCTCCCAGGCGGAGGCGATGGGCCTTCATCTCTCGCGCCTGAGCGCGGCGAACCCGACGTCATCGCAGTACTCCATGCTCGGGTGGGAGGCCTCCGCGGGCCGCTGCGATCGACCGGCGGCGATCTCACGCGACTGGATCGACGCGCTCGCCGACCGCGCCATGACCGGAGGGGTCACCGTGCGCGGCGCCGTCGAGGCGCTGCGCTTCCGCCTCCTCGGGCGCGGCCTCTCGGCCGGTTCCGGCGAGGCGACGGCCCTCAGCACGTTCCTCGGGAAATCGATGACCGCGACGTTTGCGAGCGCGTACACGACGGCGGGGCTGGGGAATGCCGCCCTGAGAGATCTCTGCGAGGTGTTCGTCAAGACGCCGCAGTTCATGCTGGAGGGCGTCCCCCACGGCGTCGGGGTCTCCGAGACCGACTTCGATTCGCCCCCGCAGCTCCAAGTGGGTGACATGAAGAACGACGGCACGCTCGCCGCTGACACGCCCTCTGCTGCCTGCGAGAGCTGGGTCGATCCGCAGACGGCGTTCGATGGCATCTCGGTCAACTGCGCGGACGAGTCGTTCCCTCAGAACATCGACTGGTCGAAGATCTGCCCCTCCGGGGGGTGCGTCTACCGAGAAGCGGTCCTGCCCGATCTGCCGCGGCCGTGGCCCTGCCTCGGCTGCTCGTTCGACTCGGACTGGTTCACGACGCTCCCGCCGCCGGTGGATCCGCGCGTGGTGACCGACCTGCCGATGCCGATGACGCCGGCGCGCGGCGGCGTCTTCCTGGCCTGGGCCGAGGGGGCGACCATCGTGCAAGTGAGCGGACAGGCGCGGTTCGTCCACGCGCACGGGCAGAGCACGCCGGCTGCGCCGGGCATGGTGCTCCAGCTCGGCGACAGCCTGGAGCTGTGGGCGGGAGACAAATTCAAGGTCGTGGCGCCCAGCGGGCAGGTATTCGAGAACCCCACGGGAGGCATGCCCCCCAATCAGAGCGCGCAGACCTATCTGTTCATGGCCACCGGTCCGAACGGCCTGCCCGATCCCACGGAGATGACGCCGACCACCGTCGACATGAACACGGCGAGCACCGTCAAGGAGGCGATGCGCCAAGCGGCGCGAAACGAGGAGGCGGGGTCCGTCTCGTTGTTCCACGACGTGACGTCCACGACGGGTAACATGAGCCACATCAATCATCCGGCGCTCAACGGGAAGCCGGATCTCATCCTCCTCGTGTCGCCCGTCGCTGGCGCCGTCAGCAACGACCACCACGTGGGCGTCTGGTACGACACAGCGTTGCAGCGGTGGGCCGTCTACAACGAGGACCTCGCCGCGATGCCGCTGGGCGTGCGCTTCTCGGTCCGCGCGATGCCGCCCAGCGGCAGCGTCTTCATCCATGAGGTCACGGCTGCCAACAAACCCGCGGGCTCGATCTCGACCATCGATCATCCAGCGCTCAACGGGCGCTCGTCCATCGCCGTGCAGGTGAGCCGCATCTGGAACCTGCCGGGAGCACCGGGCGTCTACAACAACCATCCTGTGGGTGTCTCGTATGACACGAGCGTGCAGAAGTGGACCGTCTACAACGAGGACCAGGGCACGCTCTCGCCCGGAGCGTTGTTCGCGGTCAAGCTGGGCGGCGACTTCAAGGTGACATCGAGCCCGGCGACACGGGTCGGTACCGCCCTCGTCATCGACGAGCCGAACATCAACGGTGTGGCCGACGCCCGCCTCTTCTTCACGCACGGCTTCAGCGGCACGGGCACCCTGCACACAAAGCGGAGCGCGCTGCGCTACGACACGACGCTCCAGAAGTGGACGATCATCAACCGCGACGGCACCACCGTCGCGAACAACCTGGTCTTCCACGTGCACCGCGGCTACTGA
- a CDS encoding ATP-dependent Clp protease proteolytic subunit encodes MTRLDSTPNDPTPNDEPHPRALSEKVQSSLLRSRTVLIFGEITSELAQATTAQLLALASDDGEKPIRILIHSPGGHVESGDTIHDVIRFIRPEVKVIGTGWVASAGALIFVAARRENRFALPNTRFLLHQPLGGVRGPASDIEIEAAQIMAARDRLNRIFAEATGQAPAKIAQETERNLWMTAREAQEYGLVHRIVESALEV; translated from the coding sequence ATGACGCGCCTCGATTCCACGCCGAACGATCCCACGCCGAACGACGAGCCGCACCCCCGCGCGCTGTCCGAGAAGGTCCAGAGCAGCCTGCTGAGGAGCCGGACCGTCCTGATCTTCGGGGAGATCACCAGCGAGCTGGCGCAGGCGACCACCGCGCAGCTCCTCGCCCTCGCGAGCGACGATGGCGAGAAGCCGATCCGGATCCTGATCCACTCGCCGGGCGGGCACGTGGAGTCGGGGGACACGATCCACGACGTGATTCGCTTCATCCGGCCCGAGGTCAAGGTGATCGGCACCGGGTGGGTCGCCAGCGCGGGCGCGCTGATCTTCGTCGCGGCGCGGCGGGAGAACCGGTTCGCGCTCCCGAACACGCGCTTCCTCCTGCACCAGCCGCTCGGCGGCGTGCGCGGCCCCGCGTCGGACATCGAGATCGAGGCGGCCCAGATCATGGCCGCTCGCGACCGGCTCAACCGCATCTTCGCGGAGGCGACGGGGCAGGCGCCCGCGAAGATCGCGCAGGAGACCGAGCGCAACCTGTGGATGACGGCGCGCGAGGCCCAGGAGTACGGCCTCGTGCATCGCATCGTCGAGAGCGCGCTGGAGGTCTGA
- a CDS encoding AraC family transcriptional regulator yields MADEMERLLPRGVVVSRHHGHPGAPWRASAGDPPSLHVVVQGAFRLSEDGVCALELDAGDVVLLGFGPRGAGPREQSLRCVAPPPGRAPADAELISATYAAAPGGALASLAPVVHLPAGEVRRARGLSAVVGLLRAALADASPGQAQLARSLLEPLLAYALHCHEHAREGRASRALDRRGARAFDRRVARVLRLMQEKPAERWGVEALAKAAGLSRAALARRFLAELGVPPLRYLAELRMQRAAELLAEGDGSVAAVAAEVGYDSEFAFSRAFKRHTGEAPGAFRRRSRSEGAAFRLPPVRAAA; encoded by the coding sequence ATGGCGGACGAGATGGAGCGGCTGCTTCCCCGCGGCGTGGTGGTCTCCCGGCATCACGGCCATCCAGGCGCGCCCTGGCGCGCGAGCGCGGGCGATCCGCCGAGCCTCCACGTCGTCGTTCAGGGCGCCTTTCGCCTCTCGGAGGACGGCGTGTGCGCGCTGGAGCTCGACGCCGGCGACGTCGTGCTCCTCGGGTTCGGCCCGCGCGGCGCGGGGCCCCGCGAGCAGAGCCTCCGCTGCGTCGCGCCGCCGCCCGGGCGCGCTCCCGCCGACGCGGAGCTGATCTCGGCGACCTACGCCGCCGCGCCCGGCGGGGCGCTCGCCTCGCTCGCGCCCGTGGTCCACCTGCCTGCCGGCGAGGTGCGGCGCGCGCGGGGGCTCTCCGCGGTCGTGGGCCTGCTGCGCGCCGCGCTCGCGGATGCTTCCCCGGGGCAGGCCCAGCTGGCGCGCTCGCTCCTCGAGCCGCTGCTCGCCTACGCGCTGCACTGCCACGAGCATGCGCGCGAAGGGCGCGCGTCGCGCGCGCTCGACCGGCGCGGCGCGCGCGCCTTCGACCGTCGCGTCGCGCGCGTGCTCCGGCTCATGCAGGAGAAGCCGGCCGAGCGCTGGGGGGTCGAGGCGCTCGCGAAGGCGGCGGGCCTCTCCCGCGCCGCGCTGGCGCGGCGGTTCCTCGCCGAGCTGGGGGTCCCGCCGCTCCGCTACCTCGCCGAGCTCCGCATGCAGCGGGCCGCCGAGCTGCTCGCCGAGGGCGACGGCTCCGTGGCCGCCGTGGCGGCCGAGGTCGGGTACGACTCGGAGTTCGCGTTCAGCCGCGCGTTCAAGCGGCACACGGGCGAGGCGCCGGGCGCGTTCCGCCGGCGCAGCCGCTCCGAGGGGGCCGCGTTCCGCCTGCCGCCGGTCCGCGCGGCG